Proteins encoded together in one Columba livia isolate bColLiv1 breed racing homer chromosome 3, bColLiv1.pat.W.v2, whole genome shotgun sequence window:
- the CYS1 gene encoding cystin-1 has protein sequence MGSGSSRRRGAAAGSAGGQAVPAGGAAAENRELLEKVLAECEEAAALPAPARRAPAGSGVSPPRDAGSCGDAAAGGGGGSPPEQATLLTRSSQGLETTNNHQCPQRESKKPAGQSTISYDYSEEELMASIEREYGR, from the exons ATGGGCAGCGGCAGCAgccggcggcggggcgcggcggcggggTCGGCCGGGGGCCAAGCGGTGCCCGcgggcggagcggcggcggAGAACCgagagctgctggagaaggtGCTGGCCGAGTgcgaggaggcggcggcgctgcccgcccccgcccgccgaGCCCCCGCCGGCAGCGGAGTCTCCCCGCCCCGGGACGCCGGGAGCTGCGGGGAcgcggcggcgggaggcggcggcgggtcCCCCCCCGAGCAGGCG ACTTTGTTAACCAGAAGCTCACAAGGCCTAGAGACCACCAACAACCATCA GTGTCcacaaagagaaagcaagaagccAGCGGGGCAGTCCACAATCTCATACGATTACTCGGAGGAGGAGCTCATGGCAAGCATTGAGCGGGAGTACGGCCGCTGA